One Clarias gariepinus isolate MV-2021 ecotype Netherlands chromosome 18, CGAR_prim_01v2, whole genome shotgun sequence genomic window carries:
- the mpc2a gene encoding mitochondrial pyruvate carrier 2, which yields MNGARVFLRYYSSGLRVTYHKTLDKIELVLPRKLRPLYNHPAGPKTVFFWAPVFKWGLVFAGFSDLTRPPEKLSLSQSCVITATGFIWSRYCLVIIPKNWALFAVNFFLGLCGSTQLLRIWRYNQQLKQTAGEVQPSC from the exons ATGAACGGCGCTCGGGTTTTCCTGCGTTATTATTCCAGTGGTCTAAGAGTCACATATCACAAGACGCTGGACAAAATCGAGCTTGTGCTTCCGCGAAAATTGAGACCTCTGTACAACCACCCTGCAG GACCAAAGACAGTTTTCTTCTGGGCACCTGTTTTTAAATGG GGATTGGTTTTTGCTGGTTTTTCTGATTTGACACGTCCACCAGAAAAACTGAGTCTCTCCCAATCGTGTGTCATCACTGCAACAG GCTTCATTTGGTCTCGGTACTGCTTAGTGATCATTCCCAAGAACTGGGCACTTTTTGCAGTAAATTTCTTCCTGGGTTTATGTGGAAGCACCCAACTCCTGAGAATTTGGAG GTACAATCAGCAATTAAAGCAGACAGCAGGTGAAGTGCAACCGTCCTGCTGA